Within the Erigeron canadensis isolate Cc75 chromosome 6, C_canadensis_v1, whole genome shotgun sequence genome, the region ttggttatTGAATCACCGATCTGGttgtatacttatatataattatatcatcAGTTGATATTGAATCACTTAGGGTTTCTAATTTTATGCTTATGTGGAAAAACGACGTCGTTGATGATTCCGGTGGGAAGGTGGTGGTGAGGTGTGTTTCCACCGGCGGCTCATGTGGCCGGTCCCGCCGTCTCTAATCGCTTCCGTCAATTCATCCGTATTCATTGACTCTTACTCTTTCTCCAAAgtatattttactttattattttgtatatatatatatatatatatatatatatatatatatatatatatatatattcatttgtacTTGTTTGATGTGGCACGAATTTTAgtttgttgaatttttttaaggaaaCTAGTTGAATTTGAGGCAAGGATAGGTAGTAATTGAGGtagttatatatgattttatattcCTGAAATGAAATATCGAATGCTTAATAGTTAATGATTGTCCTGTTTTCACGCTGATATGCTTTGCTGTGGTTGGAAATTATAAATTGTAGGAATGTTAacttagtatatatatgtaaggaACATCAAAATAGTGTTTTATGAAGCTATAAATAGAAATACTATCTGAAAGCTTGAAGCTTTTTGTTACGTAGCACGTGCTAAACGTTTCAAATGATAACGCGAAATAGgtgttttgggttttgttgCTATATGTGTGTCGACTTGTAGATGTATACGATTACGGAGTGGTGTTTTATCTTTGCATGTACGTTTTATATACTGTTTTATGATGGAGCGTGCTAAGCATGAAGCAATTGTTTCCCTTTTTGGTATATATCACTTAAGAAGTCGTCCTTACTGCAATGACACAAGGAATTATAGGGTTTTCTTCTTGAATAGTTAGGGAGTTTCTACATTTGCAGTATTTATAGTTAATACAAAATCTTACCATTATTTGAATTTAATGAACCTATTCTATGAATCTCACATTtgattagtattattatttaattttgtttggTAAGAAATAATAACGGCATTAATTATCTATATCCGTCTCACTTGTATCAGGATGGACGTAAGCTTCATGTTGGTGAGTGTGCACTGTTTCAGCCATCGCACGATTCGCCTTCATTTGTTGGATTAATTCGTAGATTAATAGTTGCTAAAGAGGATACTCTTAGCCTGAGGGTGAATTGGCTTTACCGACCTTCTGACGTGAAGCTTCCGAAAGGTACTTCTCTGGAAGCAGCACCAAACGAAGTCTTTTACTCATTTCATCAGGACGAGATACCTGCTGCATCGTTACTCCATCCGTGTAAAGTCGCCTTCCTCCGTAAGGGTGTTGAACTTCCTTCAGGGATACCCTCATTTGTGTGTAGACGAGTGtatgatataaaaaagaagTGTCTATATTGGCTAACCGCGAAAAATTATCTTACTGTGAGTATTATACCTTTGATATGGCCATATTTACATATGTTTTATGAAAGCTCCTTCATTGGTGATATTGTTTTGTTTGGCACAGGAACGACAAGAAGAAGTAGACCAGCTATTAGATAAGACCCAAGTAGAAATGGATGGAGCATTGCAGGGAGAAGGCCATTCCCCCAAACCCTTGAGTGGTCCAAACGGAACAACACAATTAAAATCTAGTACAGAAAACGTACAAAATATTTCCTCCGTGCCAACACAAGTGAAGAGTAAGAAAAGAGAACACGGTATTCATAGTTCGGATTCTGTCAAACGTGAGCGCTTATCCAAAGCAGATGATTCAGATTCGGCTCAAGTTAGACctgaaaatatgttaaagacCGAGATTATTAAATTTACAGATAAAGGAGGTTTGGTAGATTTCGAAGGGGTTGAAAAATTAATAGAGCTCATGCGGCCTGAGAGTGCTGAGAAGAAGTTAGATTTGGCGTGTCGAGTTATGCTTGTTGATGTTGTATCAGTTACTGATAAGTTTGACTGTCTTACTCGGTTTGTTCAGCGTAGGGGATTACATGTTATAGATGAATGGCTTCAAGAGGTCCATAAGGGGAAAATTGGCGATGGTAGTCCCAAAGCGACTGATAAATCCATTGATGACTTTCTCTTTGCTTTGCTTCGTGCACTTGACAAGTTACCTGTGAATCTTCTTGCTTTACAGACGTGTAATATCGGCAAGTCTGTTAATCATTTACGCAGTCATAAAAGTTCTGAAATTCAGAAGAAAGCTAGGAGCCTAGTTGATACATGGAAGAAACGTGTAGAAGCTGAAATGAATGTTATTGAGACAAGATCTGGTACAAGACGAGGAGGTAGTTGGCCAAACAAATCAATGATGTCTGACACCAAGATTTCAACATCACAGCCTTCTTCATTGAGAGGTCAACAGGGTAAGCCCAATGCTGGTGAGCCTATTGCAAAATCACCAGAATCTCCTGGGTCTACGAAATCTGCTATACCTGTCACTGGCTCTTTGGGTGTGCCACATGGGCCAATTAAAGAGGAGAAGAGTAATAGTTGTAGTCCATCTGCAAACAATGGTCAGTCCTGTTCTAGTGAGCATGATAAGACAGGGGTTTCTTGCAAGGAAGATGCTCCCTCTACTTCTGGGAGCATAAATAAGAATTCTAGTGGTGTTTCTCATAGCAGGAAATCAAGCACTATGGCAGGTGTTCAGAAGGAAGGGGTTATTGGGAAATCTAGTTCTGGTAAATGTTCGCCAATGGGAGCTACACCTGAGGGAGCAGCTGAGACGTCTTCTGTTGATAACACAAACAGCCAGAGATTTATAGTGCGGTTGGCTAATACGGGACGGACCCCTGTTAGTGGGGGAACGTTAGATGATGCTTCTAGTACATTTGGTAAGAGCTCTCCTAAGCAAGATCATCTTGATAGGAGGACAAGGGGAAAAGGTGATGCACCGCCGGACTTGTGTCAAGGAAAAGAAGGGACTGGTTCTGATGATGTTAAGAAGGGGATTGTTAGTCCCACGGCTGAACCTGACCGGGATGGTGAAGCTGTTGAGAAACAGACAGAGGCTGCCGAAGGTGCCGGCTCAGCTTCAGTTGGCACACTGAAAGCCGGGAAATCGTATGAAGCTTCTTATAGTTCTATAAACGCATTGGCTGAAAGCTGTGCTAAATTCCCTCAAGCTAGTATGTCTGTGccagttggtgatgatgttggcATGAATCTGCTTGCTAGTGTTGCAGCCAGTGAGATGTCTAGGTCTGATGTCTCTCAGGGAGGTTCCCCTGAAAACAAACAGCTATTACCCGCAGATAATCCAAAAGTGACCAATGGGCATGTTGAGATGGAACAAGTTAGTTTTTCTGGATATATGCCTGCAAAAGGTGGATCTCAACGGCATGTTCTTCCCGGTTCAGCTTCGGCGTTACCACAAAATATCAACATGGCACTTGATGTCAAGCCTGCTGCTTTGGTAGCAGATAAGTCTGCTTCGTTATCTTCTATAGATTCAACAAATGCTGGTAAAGAGCGTGACGGGGTTGTTAAGTCTCATGATCCAGTTTCAAGTGTTTTACCTGAGACAAAGAGTAATGATGAATCAACTTCTCTGTTGTCCTCTGAAATGCCAGAGGACGAAAATAAATTAAAGCAGAAAGAACCGATCAAGGATTCTGAATTGCCAACCACATCTTGTGGTTATATGGGTTTAGGTCTGGAAGGTGACGATAACGAAGACAGAAAGATGGGGAGTCATGCTACACAGAGCGTGAAAACAGGTATGGATCCTGATTCATCTGTTTCGCATCAAACTAATGAACATgctaaagaaaataaagaaaaaaatgaggTCCTTTTATCTGGTGTGCCGGTTCCGCCTGGCAAATCA harbors:
- the LOC122606316 gene encoding uncharacterized protein LOC122606316 isoform X2; its protein translation is MWPVPPSLIASVNSSDGRKLHVGECALFQPSHDSPSFVGLIRRLIVAKEDTLSLRVNWLYRPSDVKLPKGTSLEAAPNEVFYSFHQDEIPAASLLHPCKVAFLRKGVELPSGIPSFVCRRVYDIKKKCLYWLTAKNYLTERQEEVDQLLDKTQVEMDGALQGEGHSPKPLSGPNGTTQLKSSTENVQNISSVPTQVKSKKREHGIHSSDSVKRERLSKADDSDSAQVRPENMLKTEIIKFTDKGGLVDFEGVEKLIELMRPESAEKKLDLACRVMLVDVVSVTDKFDCLTRFVQRRGLHVIDEWLQEVHKGKIGDGSPKATDKSIDDFLFALLRALDKLPVNLLALQTCNIGKSVNHLRSHKSSEIQKKARSLVDTWKKRVEAEMNVIETRSGTRRGGSWPNKSMMSDTKISTSQPSSLRGQQGKPNAGEPIAKSPESPGSTKSAIPVTGSLGVPHGPIKEEKSNSCSPSANNGQSCSSEHDKTGVSCKEDAPSTSGSINKNSSGVSHSRKSSTMAGVQKEGVIGKSSSGKCSPMGATPEGAAETSSVDNTNSQRFIVRLANTGRTPVSGGTLDDASSTFGKSSPKQDHLDRRTRGKGDAPPDLCQGKEGTGSDDVKKGIVSPTAEPDRDGEAVEKQTEAAEGAGSASVGTLKAGKSYEASYSSINALAESCAKFPQASMSVPVGDDVGMNLLASVAASEMSRSDVSQGGSPENKQLLPADNPKVTNGHVEMEQVSFSGYMPAKGGSQRHVLPGSASALPQNINMALDVKPAALVADKSASLSSIDSTNAGKERDGVVKSHDPVSSVLPETKSNDESTSLLSSEMPEDENKLKQKEPIKDSELPTTSCGYMGLGLEGDDNEDRKMGSHATQSVKTGMDPDSSVSHQTNEHAKENKEKNEVLLSGVPVPPGKSSVVHVQEDRAEGDSSEQHTSRAVSTISVPVSEVAVKLDFDLNELLPSDDGIQGDVERSSVPGRFSAVHTPSAITVAAAAKGPFFHSDSLLRGKAELGWKGSAATSAFRPAEPRKVIDAPDNTASKQTRALLDFDLNVGVLEDVGQNNNGAPSGGGGLDLDLNACEESPEVGPLSVNFGRVSIPHLPSRSHFSGRFSTPEPNSSMGFDLNNGPLAEEVGVESTPLSRNGMQFLSNVPSIRMNNMDMGTISSWFPPSSAYPAVVPGRGEQSYPMVPGAASSSQRMLNPGTSFNPEIFRGPVLSSSPAVGYSSTTPFQFPGFPFETNFSMPPNTYPAVSTAYVGSSGGQICFPTIPSQLVGPSGVVSTPYRPYVVSLPGGSGNIGPDNRKWGSQGLDLNSGPGGADLEPSGFRQLPLAGSQSVTEEQLKMFQQMAAGGGGILKRKEPVDGWDGDRMGYKHHPSWQ
- the LOC122606316 gene encoding uncharacterized protein LOC122606316 isoform X1, giving the protein MWPVPPSLIASVNSSVFIDSYSFSKDGRKLHVGECALFQPSHDSPSFVGLIRRLIVAKEDTLSLRVNWLYRPSDVKLPKGTSLEAAPNEVFYSFHQDEIPAASLLHPCKVAFLRKGVELPSGIPSFVCRRVYDIKKKCLYWLTAKNYLTERQEEVDQLLDKTQVEMDGALQGEGHSPKPLSGPNGTTQLKSSTENVQNISSVPTQVKSKKREHGIHSSDSVKRERLSKADDSDSAQVRPENMLKTEIIKFTDKGGLVDFEGVEKLIELMRPESAEKKLDLACRVMLVDVVSVTDKFDCLTRFVQRRGLHVIDEWLQEVHKGKIGDGSPKATDKSIDDFLFALLRALDKLPVNLLALQTCNIGKSVNHLRSHKSSEIQKKARSLVDTWKKRVEAEMNVIETRSGTRRGGSWPNKSMMSDTKISTSQPSSLRGQQGKPNAGEPIAKSPESPGSTKSAIPVTGSLGVPHGPIKEEKSNSCSPSANNGQSCSSEHDKTGVSCKEDAPSTSGSINKNSSGVSHSRKSSTMAGVQKEGVIGKSSSGKCSPMGATPEGAAETSSVDNTNSQRFIVRLANTGRTPVSGGTLDDASSTFGKSSPKQDHLDRRTRGKGDAPPDLCQGKEGTGSDDVKKGIVSPTAEPDRDGEAVEKQTEAAEGAGSASVGTLKAGKSYEASYSSINALAESCAKFPQASMSVPVGDDVGMNLLASVAASEMSRSDVSQGGSPENKQLLPADNPKVTNGHVEMEQVSFSGYMPAKGGSQRHVLPGSASALPQNINMALDVKPAALVADKSASLSSIDSTNAGKERDGVVKSHDPVSSVLPETKSNDESTSLLSSEMPEDENKLKQKEPIKDSELPTTSCGYMGLGLEGDDNEDRKMGSHATQSVKTGMDPDSSVSHQTNEHAKENKEKNEVLLSGVPVPPGKSSVVHVQEDRAEGDSSEQHTSRAVSTISVPVSEVAVKLDFDLNELLPSDDGIQGDVERSSVPGRFSAVHTPSAITVAAAAKGPFFHSDSLLRGKAELGWKGSAATSAFRPAEPRKVIDAPDNTASKQTRALLDFDLNVGVLEDVGQNNNGAPSGGGGLDLDLNACEESPEVGPLSVNFGRVSIPHLPSRSHFSGRFSTPEPNSSMGFDLNNGPLAEEVGVESTPLSRNGMQFLSNVPSIRMNNMDMGTISSWFPPSSAYPAVVPGRGEQSYPMVPGAASSSQRMLNPGTSFNPEIFRGPVLSSSPAVGYSSTTPFQFPGFPFETNFSMPPNTYPAVSTAYVGSSGGQICFPTIPSQLVGPSGVVSTPYRPYVVSLPGGSGNIGPDNRKWGSQGLDLNSGPGGADLEPSGFRQLPLAGSQSVTEEQLKMFQQMAAGGGGILKRKEPVDGWDGDRMGYKHHPSWQ